The Dendropsophus ebraccatus isolate aDenEbr1 chromosome 3, aDenEbr1.pat, whole genome shotgun sequence genome includes a region encoding these proteins:
- the LOC138786727 gene encoding zinc finger protein 271-like, which yields MMDITTKKNMNPINVIDMMMMRKEEETYVSSNGQYRKDITTRMDLISINDTNIRVKEETDVSSDEQYKEDITTWKDPNYINVTHRMMKKEEEEEETDDSSDEQYKEDITTGNRPDDSTRSSGGHQISSEDHITQDTYEESSTIPDTPSAPHSKDLSSHPVIQVPSSAPSQQADIYREGDEHQRENTGKSQFSDLQRVKRFTHKKYLKGEKALSCSECGKCFTQKSNLVLHQRIHTGEKPFLCSECGKCFNHKSHLILHQKTHTGEKPFSCLNCGRSFTRNSSLVQHQRTHTGEKPFPCSECVKCFTIKSHLILHQRTHTGEKPFSCSECGKCFIQKSHLILHQKTHTGEKPFSCLECGKCFTEKSRLVTHQRIHTSKMQFSCLDCGRSFTRNSSLVQHQKTHTWKKPFSCSECGKCFTHKSRLVTHQRIHTGKTLFSCLDCGRSFTRNSSFVQHRRTHTREKPFSCSECAKCFTNTSYLVKHQRIHTGEKPFPCLECAKCFVNKSDLVKHQRTHTGNKPFSCSECWRCFAQKAELVMHQRIHTGEKPFSCSDCGKCFTQKSVLVKHRRTHTGEKPFSCSNCGRCFTQKSDLVRHQRTHTGEKPFSCSDCGRCFTHESDLVKHQGHHTGEKPFSCSDCGKCFTHKSGLIKHQRTHTGEKPFSCLGCGKCFTQKSDLVRHQRIHSGEKPFSCSECGRGYYQKSSLLYHKNIHTGEKPFSCSECEKCFTQKSDLVRHQKTHTEAKPSSGSNCGK from the exons ATGATGGACATCACTACAAAGAAAAATATGAACCCTATTAATGTTATagatatgatgatgatgaggaaagAAGAAGAGACATATGTAAGCAGTAATGGGCAGTATAGGAAGGACATAACTACAAGAATGGATCTGATCTCTATTAATGATACAAACATAAGGgtaaaagaagagacagatgtgagcagtgatgagcagtataaggaggacatcacaacATGGAAGGATCCGAATTATATAAATGTTACACATAGGATGatgaaaaaagaagaagaggaagaagagacagatgacagcagtgatgagcagtataaggaggacatcactacaggtaaccgcccag atgattctaccaggagctcagggggacatcagatctcctcagaggatcatatcacacaagatacatatgaggagtcgtccactatcccagatacaccctcagcccctcacagcaaagatctctcatctcatcctgttatacaagtcccatcttctgctccatcacagcaagctgacatttacagagaaggcgatgaacatcaaagagaaaatacaggaaagTCTCAGTTTTCAGATTTACAACGTGTAAAACGTTTTACTCACAAAAAATATCTTAAAGGGGAGAAGGCAttatcatgttcagaatgtgggaaatgttttactcagaaatcaaacCTTGTTttgcatcaaagaattcacacaggggagaagccatttttatgttcggaatgtggaaaatgttttaatcaTAAATCACATCTTATTTTGCATCAGAAAacgcacacaggggagaagccattttcatgtttaaacTGTGGAAGAAGTTTTACTCGGAACTCATCTCTTGTtcagcatcagagaactcacacaggggagaagccatttccatgttcagaatgtgtaAAATGTTTTACTATTAAATCACATCTTATTTTGCATcagagaactcatacaggagagaaaccattttcatgttcggaatgtggaaaatgttttattcagaaatcacATCTTATTTTGcatcagaaaactcacacaggagaaaagccattttcttgtttggaatgtgggaaatgttttactgagaaatcaaGGCTTGTaacccatcaaagaattcacacaagtAAGATGCAGTTTTCATGTTTAGACTGTGGAAGAAGTTTTACTCGGAACTCATCTCTTGTTCAACATCAGAAAACTCACACAtggaagaagccattttcatgttcggaatgtgggaaatgttttactcacaaATCAAGGCTTGTaacccatcaaagaattcacacagggaagACGCTATTTTCATGTTTAGACTGTGGAAGAAGTTTTACTCGGAACTCATCTTTTGTTCAGCATCGGAGAACtcacacaagggagaagccattttcatgttcagaatgtgcaaAATGTTTTACTAATACATCAtatcttgttaagcatcaaagaattcacacaggggagaagccatttccgTGTTTGGAATGTGCGAAATGTTTTGTTaataaatcagatcttgttaagcatcaaagaactcacacagggaataagccattttcatgttctgaatgttgGAGGTGTTTTGCCCAGAAAGCAGAGCTTGTTatgcatcagagaattcacacaggggagaagccattttcatgttcagactgtggaaaatgttttactcagaaatcagttCTTGTTAAGCAtcggagaactcacacaggggagaagccattttcatgttcaaacTGTGGGAggtgttttactcagaaatcagatcttgttaggcatcagagaactcacacaggggagaagccattttcatgttcagactgtggaaGATGTTTTACTCATgaatcagatcttgttaagcatcagggacatcacacaggggagaagccattttcatgttcagactgtggaaaatgttttactcataaATCAGGTCTTATTAAGCATCAGAGAacgcacacaggggagaagccattttcatgtttgggctgtgggaaatgttttactcagaaatcagatcttgttaggcatcagagaattcactcaggggaaaagccattttcatgttcagaatgtgggagggGTTATTATCAGAaatcaagtcttctttaccataaaaacattcacacaggggaaaagccattttcatgttcagaatgtgagaaatgttttactcagaaatcagatcttgttaggcATCAGAAGACTCACACAGAGGCGAAGCCATCTTCAGGTTCAAATTGTGGGAAATAA